The Methanosphaera sp. BMS genome contains a region encoding:
- the cobK gene encoding precorrin-6A reductase, with product MRYMVMSGTSDATKVIKFLHEDKNNYIIATTVTDYGAEIAKSAGANEVISKALREEDFIKVIGEKNIEALIDATHPFASVATETAISSCQKAGIRYIRYERASTILPESDLIIKVATFEDAAAKAKELLVNKEDKIMHLAGVMRLKTTVDQIDANKVIARVLPNNFSITKTLECGVPAENIIAMQGTYSKELNMALMKEYNVSAIITKESGESGGAETKINAALELDIPTILVLRPEIKELENHDVVRSIEELEKII from the coding sequence ATGAGATACATGGTAATGTCCGGTACATCTGATGCGACAAAAGTTATTAAATTTTTACATGAGGATAAAAATAATTACATTATCGCTACAACAGTCACTGACTATGGAGCAGAAATAGCAAAATCCGCTGGTGCAAATGAAGTCATATCAAAAGCATTGAGAGAGGAAGATTTCATAAAGGTTATAGGTGAAAAAAATATTGAAGCTTTAATTGATGCTACACACCCATTTGCATCTGTCGCAACTGAAACCGCGATTTCCAGCTGTCAAAAAGCAGGCATAAGATACATCAGATATGAAAGAGCATCAACAATCCTACCCGAATCTGATTTGATTATAAAAGTAGCTACATTTGAGGATGCCGCCGCAAAGGCAAAAGAGTTACTTGTAAACAAAGAGGATAAGATTATGCACCTGGCTGGTGTAATGAGATTAAAAACCACGGTAGACCAAATAGATGCAAACAAGGTCATTGCAAGGGTACTTCCAAACAACTTCAGCATAACCAAAACCTTGGAATGTGGCGTACCGGCAGAAAACATCATAGCAATGCAGGGAACATACAGCAAAGAACTCAACATGGCATTGATGAAGGAATACAATGTATCGGCAATCATTACAAAAGAAAGTGGTGAAAGTGGAGGAGCTGAAACTAAGATAAATGCCGCCTTGGAATTAGATATTCCTACAATTTTAGTACTGCGACCGGAAATAAAAGAATTGGAAAATCATGACGTTGTACGTTCAATTGAAGAGTTAGAGAAAATTATTTAA
- a CDS encoding proteasome-activating nucleotidase: MDEVGPVNTTSRDQEISDLIDKHETIERNLTWEVRKLEKDKVLLENENLRLDREVKSLKTEINRFRTPPLVLATVSELLDDNKTVVKSSTGPSFLLKYSDKDASKMEIGARVALNQQTFSIVEVITSEKDPLVSGMEIDEKPDISYDKIGGLKEQIRETIETVELPLKNPEIFEKVGITPPKGVLFYGPPGTGKTLLAKAVAHETNATFIKIVASEFVKKYIGEGSRLVRGVFELAKEKAPAIIFIDEIDAIAAKRLQGSTSGDREVQRTLMQLLAEMDGFESRGDVGIIAATNRPDILDPALVRPGRFDRIIEVPVPDEEGKLEILKIHTRDMTLDVDVNLEQIAHEAKEASGADLKAICTEAGMFAIRDEKYSVSREHFEQAMDKVMNKNKNKESTDGVMFG, translated from the coding sequence ATGGACGAAGTCGGTCCAGTAAATACAACAAGCAGAGATCAGGAGATTTCTGATTTAATAGATAAACATGAAACTATCGAACGTAATTTAACATGGGAAGTAAGAAAACTTGAAAAAGACAAGGTCTTACTTGAAAATGAAAACTTACGTTTAGATAGGGAAGTCAAATCCTTAAAAACTGAAATTAACAGGTTTAGAACACCACCATTGGTATTGGCAACAGTTTCAGAGTTATTGGATGATAACAAAACCGTCGTTAAAAGCAGTACGGGACCATCATTTTTATTAAAATACTCTGATAAGGATGCTTCCAAAATGGAGATTGGTGCAAGAGTAGCTCTAAATCAACAAACATTCAGTATTGTAGAGGTAATCACGTCCGAAAAAGATCCATTAGTATCCGGTATGGAAATTGATGAAAAACCGGACATAAGCTACGATAAGATTGGTGGACTAAAAGAACAAATAAGAGAAACCATAGAAACAGTGGAATTACCACTTAAAAATCCGGAAATATTTGAAAAAGTTGGAATTACACCACCAAAAGGTGTACTTTTCTATGGACCACCAGGTACTGGAAAAACATTACTAGCAAAAGCAGTTGCACATGAAACGAATGCCACATTTATAAAAATAGTGGCTTCAGAGTTTGTGAAAAAATATATAGGAGAAGGATCCCGTTTGGTACGTGGAGTATTCGAATTGGCTAAGGAAAAAGCTCCTGCAATAATATTCATTGATGAAATTGATGCAATTGCGGCAAAAAGATTACAAGGTTCAACAAGCGGGGACCGTGAAGTTCAAAGAACACTCATGCAGTTACTTGCAGAGATGGACGGATTTGAATCACGTGGTGATGTAGGAATAATAGCAGCTACAAACAGGCCGGATATACTTGACCCTGCACTTGTAAGGCCAGGTCGATTTGACCGTATTATCGAAGTACCTGTTCCTGATGAAGAAGGAAAACTGGAAATACTTAAGATACATACAAGGGACATGACATTGGATGTTGATGTTAACTTGGAACAAATAGCTCATGAAGCCAAAGAAGCATCCGGTGCAGACCTAAAGGCAATATGTACCGAAGCAGGTATGTTTGCTATACGTGATGAAAAATACAGCGTTTCACGTGAACACTTTGAACAGGCAATGGACAAAGTGATGAATAAAAATAAGAACAAAGAATCCACCGATGGAGTAATGTTCGGATAG
- the carB gene encoding carbamoyl-phosphate synthase large subunit, which produces MPKDENINKVLIIGSGPIQIGQAAEFDYSGSQACKSLREEGVETILVNSNPATIQTDIDSADKVYVEPLTAEIVAKIIEKEKVDAILPTMGGQTGLNIAVDLDKMGVLDNIQVLGSPIQTIKDVEDRDLFAEFMDRLNEPIPKCHAVNSLEEAFDAVQDIGYPVIVRPGFTLGGTGGGVANNKKEFEEIVTHGLDMSFNNQVLIDESVLGWQEIEYEVMRDKNDSCIIVCNMENIDAMGIHTGESVVVAPTQTLSDDDCQKLRNASIKIIRALGIRGGCNIQFALHPITREYKVIEVNPRVSRSSALASKATGYSIAKVSSKIALGMTLDEIKNDITKETPASFEPAVDYVIAKVPRWPFDKFKESSGELGVQMQSTGEVMAIGRTIEEALQKSLRSLDIDEDSFEYVNYTDYELEHATDKRFLQIYSAIKDGRSVDELAEITKISPFFINKIKSIVDCEEMITEKGADILKDEYTFRKIKQYGFSDKKLGQLLALSEEEVSKLRHELNILPEYKMVDTCAGEFEAKTPYYYGTYDSPSKLEAGKEKKIAVLGAGPIRIGQGIEFDYCCVHAALALKDEDVKTILINNNPETVSTDYDISDKLYFEPLTKEDVLAVIEQEKPEGVIVQFGGQTSINLAESLNDAGVTILGTPFESIDMVEDREQFTEVLNELEIPQADYGIANSFDEARDAAHSIGFPVLVRPSYVLGGRAMEIVYDDSELEEYMKEAVRVSKEHPILVDKFLEDSIELDVDALCDGEEVYVCGIMEHIEEAGIHSGDSACVIPPQSVSDEIIAQVEDYTRKLALRLGVKGLINIQYAIKMDPEPKLYIIEANPRASRTVPFVSKAIGIPIAKIATKIMLGKKLSDFDLVNYADIEHVAVKESVFPFIKIPDADSVLGPEMKSTGETMGIDKNFGLAYYKAQLSAGMNLPTEGKIFLSVRDIDKPKIAPIAQKAKELGFDLIATKGTAEAVPEVDIEVIRKVSQGSPNIRDAMINGEVAFVINTPSGKQSADDGYIIRRLAIELGVPYVTTVAGANAVLKAIEEASHGELNVKSLNEYAI; this is translated from the coding sequence ATGCCAAAGGATGAAAATATAAATAAAGTATTAATAATTGGTTCTGGACCAATACAAATCGGACAAGCAGCTGAGTTTGATTATTCTGGATCACAAGCATGTAAATCATTACGGGAAGAGGGCGTTGAAACAATTCTCGTAAACAGTAATCCAGCAACAATACAGACAGATATAGATTCAGCAGACAAAGTATATGTTGAACCGTTAACGGCTGAAATAGTCGCAAAAATTATAGAAAAAGAAAAAGTCGATGCAATATTACCTACAATGGGTGGACAAACAGGACTTAACATCGCAGTTGACTTGGATAAAATGGGAGTACTTGATAATATTCAAGTATTGGGTTCTCCAATCCAAACAATCAAGGATGTGGAAGACAGGGACTTATTCGCAGAATTCATGGACAGATTAAATGAACCTATACCAAAATGTCATGCAGTAAACTCATTGGAAGAAGCATTTGACGCAGTACAAGATATAGGCTATCCTGTTATTGTAAGGCCAGGATTTACCCTAGGAGGTACTGGTGGTGGAGTTGCCAACAATAAGAAGGAATTCGAGGAAATCGTAACTCACGGATTGGACATGAGTTTCAACAACCAGGTATTAATCGATGAATCCGTATTAGGTTGGCAGGAAATAGAATATGAGGTAATGCGTGATAAAAACGATTCCTGTATCATAGTATGTAACATGGAAAACATTGATGCAATGGGAATACACACCGGTGAAAGTGTAGTAGTAGCACCTACCCAAACATTATCCGATGATGATTGTCAAAAACTAAGAAACGCTTCAATAAAAATCATAAGAGCTCTCGGTATTCGTGGTGGATGTAATATTCAATTTGCTCTGCATCCTATTACAAGAGAGTATAAGGTAATTGAAGTAAACCCAAGGGTAAGTAGAAGTAGTGCACTTGCAAGTAAGGCAACAGGGTATTCCATTGCAAAGGTATCCTCAAAAATAGCATTGGGTATGACACTTGATGAAATAAAAAATGACATTACCAAGGAAACACCTGCATCATTTGAACCGGCAGTAGACTATGTAATTGCAAAAGTACCAAGATGGCCGTTTGACAAGTTCAAGGAAAGTTCAGGTGAATTAGGTGTGCAAATGCAGTCAACCGGTGAAGTAATGGCTATAGGAAGAACAATCGAGGAAGCATTACAAAAATCACTAAGATCACTGGATATCGATGAGGATTCATTTGAATATGTCAATTATACCGACTATGAACTGGAACACGCTACCGACAAAAGATTCCTACAAATCTACTCTGCCATCAAAGATGGAAGAAGCGTTGATGAATTGGCTGAAATAACAAAAATCAGTCCATTTTTCATAAACAAAATCAAAAGCATAGTAGACTGTGAAGAAATGATTACAGAAAAAGGAGCAGACATCCTCAAGGATGAATATACCTTTAGAAAAATCAAACAATATGGATTTTCCGATAAAAAATTAGGTCAATTGCTAGCACTTAGCGAAGAGGAAGTATCCAAGTTACGTCATGAATTGAACATCCTTCCGGAATACAAGATGGTAGATACATGTGCCGGTGAATTCGAAGCAAAAACACCATACTACTATGGAACATACGATTCACCATCAAAACTTGAAGCCGGCAAAGAGAAAAAAATAGCCGTTCTAGGTGCAGGTCCTATCCGAATCGGTCAGGGAATAGAATTTGATTACTGCTGTGTACATGCGGCATTGGCATTAAAGGATGAAGATGTAAAAACAATACTTATTAACAATAACCCCGAAACAGTAAGTACTGATTACGACATATCCGATAAATTATATTTCGAGCCATTAACCAAAGAAGATGTATTAGCAGTAATAGAACAAGAAAAACCTGAAGGAGTAATTGTACAATTCGGTGGACAAACATCAATCAACCTTGCAGAAAGTCTAAACGATGCAGGAGTAACAATACTCGGTACACCATTTGAAAGCATTGACATGGTAGAAGACAGGGAACAATTCACCGAAGTACTCAATGAACTTGAAATACCACAAGCAGACTATGGTATAGCAAATTCATTCGATGAAGCAAGGGATGCTGCCCATTCAATAGGTTTCCCAGTACTTGTAAGACCATCATACGTTCTCGGTGGACGTGCAATGGAAATAGTTTATGATGACAGTGAACTGGAAGAATATATGAAGGAAGCAGTAAGAGTATCAAAAGAACATCCAATCCTTGTGGACAAATTCCTGGAAGACTCCATAGAACTGGATGTGGATGCATTATGTGACGGTGAAGAGGTATACGTATGTGGTATAATGGAACACATCGAGGAAGCTGGTATACACTCAGGAGACTCCGCATGTGTAATACCACCACAATCAGTATCTGATGAAATCATAGCACAGGTAGAGGATTACACAAGAAAACTGGCATTAAGATTAGGAGTAAAAGGATTAATCAACATCCAATATGCCATAAAAATGGATCCCGAACCAAAACTATACATCATAGAAGCAAACCCACGTGCAAGTCGTACAGTTCCATTCGTAAGTAAAGCAATTGGAATACCAATAGCAAAAATAGCTACAAAAATAATGCTGGGCAAAAAATTATCCGACTTTGACTTGGTAAATTACGCTGATATTGAACATGTAGCGGTTAAAGAATCAGTATTCCCATTTATCAAAATACCTGATGCAGACTCAGTACTTGGACCGGAAATGAAATCAACCGGAGAAACAATGGGTATAGATAAAAACTTTGGACTGGCATATTATAAGGCACAGCTATCTGCAGGCATGAACCTACCGACAGAAGGAAAAATATTCCTAAGCGTACGTGATATTGACAAACCAAAAATAGCTCCAATAGCTCAGAAAGCCAAAGAATTAGGATTTGACCTGATAGCTACAAAAGGAACTGCAGAAGCAGTACCTGAAGTTGACATTGAAGTCATTAGAAAAGTAAGTCAGGGTTCACCAAATATACGTGATGCAATGATTAACGGTGAAGTGGCATTTGTGATAAACACTCCATCAGGTAAACAATCAGCTGATGACGGATATATCATAAGAAGATTGGCCATTGAATTGGGAGTTCCATATGTAACTACAGTTGCAGGTGCAAATGCAGTGCTCAAGGCAATTGAAGAAGCATCCCATGGAGAACTTAATGTCAAATCATTAAATGAATATGCAATATAA
- a CDS encoding DUF356 domain-containing protein, which yields MSLILIRAINKKKALNALADIERHAKLSIDGKPRVIDVEDVEDITRRILKQKPKSDIKLAILVRTSESTTKSIMSIKKIHPPAHLIVISEEYPEYEGLNKKFSTLKVFQGYYSMKK from the coding sequence TTGTCATTAATATTAATAAGAGCAATAAATAAGAAAAAAGCATTAAATGCATTGGCCGATATTGAACGTCATGCAAAGTTATCCATAGATGGAAAGCCCAGAGTAATTGATGTTGAAGATGTTGAAGATATCACAAGAAGAATACTTAAGCAAAAACCGAAATCAGATATTAAATTGGCGATTCTTGTCAGGACATCGGAATCAACAACGAAAAGTATTATGAGCATTAAAAAAATTCATCCACCCGCTCATCTAATAGTTATCAGTGAAGAATATCCTGAATATGAAGGATTAAATAAGAAATTCTCAACATTGAAGGTATTCCAAGGTTATTATTCAATGAAAAAATAG
- a CDS encoding UPF0146 family protein, translating into MSDVWDNFTEYIINNYEDASLIIEVGVGSILDPSNILKDKLENATVRCVDIKPTNDDIIKDDITKPNYEIYENADLIYSIRPPEELQRPISNVAKAVECDCILKPFSSEELSFKIKPRFKLINYKKEVFYLMSKSDY; encoded by the coding sequence ATGAGCGATGTTTGGGATAACTTTACTGAATATATCATAAACAACTATGAAGATGCATCATTAATAATAGAGGTGGGTGTTGGCAGCATACTCGATCCCAGCAATATACTGAAGGACAAATTAGAAAATGCCACCGTAAGATGCGTTGACATAAAACCCACAAATGATGACATCATTAAGGATGACATCACAAAGCCCAATTATGAAATATATGAAAATGCGGACTTGATCTATTCGATACGACCACCTGAAGAACTGCAAAGACCCATATCCAATGTGGCAAAAGCGGTTGAATGTGATTGCATATTGAAACCATTTTCTTCGGAAGAGTTATCCTTTAAAATCAAGCCAAGATTCAAATTAATTAATTATAAAAAAGAGGTATTTTATTTGATGAGCAAATCAGATTATTAA
- a CDS encoding multiprotein bridging factor aMBF1, whose protein sequence is MNCEICGTEIKGEPYKTKIDNSLMITCKECSRYGKVQRKPQPKVNKNIKKGNKNNMRNNSYNQRPANKSYTRKPDVEYEIVEDYGSIIRKAREEKNLTQKKLGEKIYERESVISHIESGKMIPEIKIARKLEKLLNIKIVEKVESDVQEFKDVGRYKEATIGDIARIKRK, encoded by the coding sequence ATGAACTGTGAAATATGTGGAACTGAAATTAAAGGTGAACCGTACAAAACAAAAATTGATAATTCTTTAATGATTACTTGCAAAGAATGTTCAAGATATGGTAAAGTTCAAAGAAAGCCACAACCTAAAGTAAATAAGAATATCAAAAAAGGCAACAAAAACAATATGAGAAACAATTCATATAATCAGAGACCAGCCAACAAATCATATACACGAAAACCAGATGTGGAATATGAGATTGTGGAAGATTATGGATCAATAATCAGGAAAGCCAGAGAAGAAAAGAACCTCACCCAGAAAAAACTCGGTGAAAAGATATATGAAAGAGAATCAGTGATTTCACACATTGAATCTGGTAAGATGATTCCGGAAATTAAAATTGCAAGAAAACTTGAAAAATTATTAAATATTAAGATTGTTGAAAAGGTAGAATCCGATGTTCAAGAATTTAAGGATGTTGGACGTTATAAAGAAGCTACCATTGGAGATATTGCCCGTATAAAGAGAAAATAA
- the carA gene encoding glutamine-hydrolyzing carbamoyl-phosphate synthase small subunit, which translates to MVKTAKLALEDGTILIGEGFGAETIKTGEIVFSTSMAGYVAALTDPSFKGQILMSTYPLEGNYGVSKDWYQSEDIKAEAYIVRQVCDEPCHPKSEQSLSEFLMDNDVPGISGIDTRALTIKIREVGSMKAAVANTDIADEELLKIVAEQPGIEDMYLVDKITTKEPKYITDKKDYNIAVLDCGVKKNILTNLIYDDVGVVVMPADSTAQEVIDMDVDGVLVSSGPGNPENVDKIQDTIRELSVKMPIAGICLGQQIIALAFGAKIYKMKFGHRGSNQPVKDLKTGQVYITSQNHSFSIDPESIEGTDLEITQINLNDGTPEAIVHKELPISCIQYHPEAGPGPHDTREFFDKFVEAIKNNKA; encoded by the coding sequence GTGGTAAAGACTGCAAAATTAGCATTGGAAGATGGTACAATTCTCATTGGTGAGGGTTTTGGAGCAGAAACTATTAAAACTGGGGAAATTGTATTTTCAACCTCAATGGCCGGTTATGTTGCAGCATTAACAGATCCTTCCTTCAAAGGTCAAATATTAATGTCAACATATCCATTAGAGGGAAATTATGGTGTTTCCAAAGATTGGTATCAATCAGAGGACATTAAAGCAGAAGCATATATTGTAAGACAGGTATGTGATGAACCTTGTCATCCAAAAAGTGAACAATCATTATCTGAATTTTTAATGGATAATGACGTTCCGGGTATAAGTGGAATCGATACTCGTGCATTGACAATTAAAATTAGGGAAGTAGGTTCCATGAAGGCAGCAGTTGCAAATACTGATATAGCCGATGAAGAACTACTTAAAATAGTAGCCGAACAGCCTGGTATTGAAGATATGTACTTGGTTGACAAAATCACTACAAAAGAACCTAAATACATCACGGACAAAAAAGACTATAACATAGCAGTATTGGATTGTGGTGTCAAAAAGAACATCCTCACAAATCTCATCTATGATGATGTGGGCGTAGTGGTAATGCCGGCAGACAGTACCGCTCAAGAAGTCATTGATATGGACGTTGATGGTGTATTGGTCTCCAGTGGTCCGGGAAATCCGGAAAACGTTGATAAAATCCAGGATACAATCAGGGAATTATCCGTAAAAATGCCTATTGCAGGTATATGTTTAGGTCAGCAAATAATTGCTCTGGCATTCGGTGCAAAGATATATAAAATGAAGTTTGGACATCGAGGTTCAAATCAACCAGTCAAAGACTTAAAAACAGGACAGGTATATATTACATCACAGAATCACAGTTTCTCAATAGATCCGGAGTCAATCGAAGGCACTGATTTGGAGATTACGCAGATAAACTTAAACGATGGTACGCCTGAAGCTATTGTTCATAAAGAATTACCAATATCATGTATTCAATATCATCCAGAAGCGGGACCTGGTCCTCATGATACAAGAGAATTCTTTGACAAATTTGTAGAAGCTATCAAGAATAACAAAGCATAG
- the rimI gene encoding ribosomal protein S18-alanine N-acetyltransferase, whose amino-acid sequence MDIRNFQITDLDDVLRIQFQSFDDPYPVGILLELFNSGAGFLVAQVGRSVVGYIIFWIREGSGHIIAIAVDERFRSMAIGSMLLDKAIGLIKQNDIFTVKLEVRKSNITARKFYLKKGFKQVKYCKKYYSDGEDGIIMQYTITNN is encoded by the coding sequence GTGGATATTAGAAATTTTCAAATCACTGACTTGGATGACGTGTTAAGAATCCAATTTCAATCCTTTGATGATCCATATCCTGTGGGTATTCTTCTTGAGTTATTCAATAGTGGAGCAGGATTTTTAGTTGCCCAGGTAGGTAGATCAGTAGTCGGATATATAATTTTCTGGATCAGGGAAGGTTCAGGTCATATAATCGCCATAGCGGTTGATGAACGATTTCGCTCTATGGCAATCGGGTCAATGCTGCTTGATAAAGCAATAGGACTCATCAAACAAAATGATATCTTCACGGTAAAGTTGGAGGTAAGAAAATCCAATATCACTGCAAGAAAATTCTACCTAAAAAAAGGATTCAAGCAGGTTAAATATTGTAAAAAATATTACAGTGATGGTGAAGATGGTATAATAATGCAGTATACAATCACCAATAACTGA